In one window of Aphidius gifuensis isolate YNYX2018 linkage group LG4, ASM1490517v1, whole genome shotgun sequence DNA:
- the LOC122854231 gene encoding arylalkylamine N-acetyltransferase 1-like isoform X2: MSLLGDKINEPKLSMDFSIKPITADAKLKVLGFMKKNFFKDEPLNNSVNLIDGKDTTCIELEEYSMSSLDENLSLMAVSSSGIIVGVIINGKTEIPDINEEPDYIKNCENKKFKKIMKLLHYVDQEINIPEKYPDSNCLDIKIVSVDNNWRGKGIASALFKKTIEIGKELGFNLIRTDCSSHFTARLCQRIGFHPIYELKYSEYLDDNEQPVFTPAPPHNSIVTYILKI; the protein is encoded by the exons atgtctttg CttggtgataaaataaatgagcCAAAATTGTCAAtggatttttcaataaaaccaATAACAGCTGACGCAAAATTAAAAGTACTtggttttatgaaaaaaaatttcttcaaaGATGAACCACTAAATAATtcagttaatttaattgatggtAAAGATACAACTTGTATTGAATTGGAAGAATATTCAATGTCATCACTCGATGAAAATTTAAGTTTAATGGCTGTATCATCAAGTGGAATAATTGTTGGAGTTATCATCAATG gAAAAACAGAAATACCAGATATCAATGAAGAGCcagattatataaaaaattgtgaaaataaaaaatttaaaaaaatcatgaaattatTACATTACGTTGATCAAGAAATTAATATACCAGAAAAATATCCAGATAGTAATTgtcttgatattaaaattgtatcagttgataataattggCGAGGAAAAGGAATTGCATCTgcactttttaaaaaaacaat TGAAATTGGTAAAGAATTGGGTTTCAATTTGATACGCACTGATTGTAGTTCTCATTTTACTGCTCGACTCTGTCAACGTATTGGTTTTCATccaatttatgaattaaaatattctgaATATCTTGATGACAATGAACAACCAGTATTTACACCAGCACCACCACACAATTCCATTGTCACTTATAtccttaaaatttaa
- the LOC122854231 gene encoding arylalkylamine N-acetyltransferase 1-like isoform X1, whose protein sequence is MNTIITSQLDKMRISDVCFPEDKTRMTRYSLGDKINEPKLSMDFSIKPITADAKLKVLGFMKKNFFKDEPLNNSVNLIDGKDTTCIELEEYSMSSLDENLSLMAVSSSGIIVGVIINGKTEIPDINEEPDYIKNCENKKFKKIMKLLHYVDQEINIPEKYPDSNCLDIKIVSVDNNWRGKGIASALFKKTIEIGKELGFNLIRTDCSSHFTARLCQRIGFHPIYELKYSEYLDDNEQPVFTPAPPHNSIVTYILKI, encoded by the exons atgaaTACAATTATAACAAGCCAATTGGACAAGATGCGTATTTCTGATGTTTGTTTTCCCGAGGACAAGACCAGGATGACACGTTATTcg CttggtgataaaataaatgagcCAAAATTGTCAAtggatttttcaataaaaccaATAACAGCTGACGCAAAATTAAAAGTACTtggttttatgaaaaaaaatttcttcaaaGATGAACCACTAAATAATtcagttaatttaattgatggtAAAGATACAACTTGTATTGAATTGGAAGAATATTCAATGTCATCACTCGATGAAAATTTAAGTTTAATGGCTGTATCATCAAGTGGAATAATTGTTGGAGTTATCATCAATG gAAAAACAGAAATACCAGATATCAATGAAGAGCcagattatataaaaaattgtgaaaataaaaaatttaaaaaaatcatgaaattatTACATTACGTTGATCAAGAAATTAATATACCAGAAAAATATCCAGATAGTAATTgtcttgatattaaaattgtatcagttgataataattggCGAGGAAAAGGAATTGCATCTgcactttttaaaaaaacaat TGAAATTGGTAAAGAATTGGGTTTCAATTTGATACGCACTGATTGTAGTTCTCATTTTACTGCTCGACTCTGTCAACGTATTGGTTTTCATccaatttatgaattaaaatattctgaATATCTTGATGACAATGAACAACCAGTATTTACACCAGCACCACCACACAATTCCATTGTCACTTATAtccttaaaatttaa